In the Polyangiaceae bacterium genome, one interval contains:
- a CDS encoding acylphosphatase, translated as MALKQLHLTVRGRVQGVYFRASAQREARRLGLSGWVKNRSDGSVEILAEGEEISIRELYGWAQKGPSAARVDKVETRWRSFTGEFPDFRIVD; from the coding sequence GTGGCGTTGAAACAGCTTCATCTGACGGTCCGCGGGCGGGTCCAGGGCGTCTATTTTCGGGCCTCGGCGCAGCGCGAGGCGCGGCGCCTGGGGCTCAGTGGCTGGGTGAAGAATCGGAGCGACGGCAGCGTCGAGATCCTGGCCGAGGGGGAGGAAATCTCGATTCGTGAGCTGTACGGCTGGGCTCAGAAGGGACCCAGCGCTGCTCGCGTGGACAAGGTGGAGACGCGGTGGCGCAGTTTCACCGGCGAGTTCCCGGACTTCCGTATCGTGGACTGA
- a CDS encoding (Fe-S)-binding protein — MTTFLPLAGQQEKALENCAYCPKLCRAVCPVSEADRRETLTPWGKMSLTWMVSRGQVQADAETAAVAWACTGCLSCRDHCDHENPVAVTLAAARADYFARGLAPAAAQRSAERFAANAVRVKNAVRSLAPGASVDPESRIGLVVGCSYLLKAPEVAAAAVRVAAALLGPVRVVDACCGLPLLQAGDREGLGRARAAFEEATRGTSRLVAVDAGCAHFLQASHAEPLVALVEQRLERLRPGVELQHDGPVRYHDPCHLGRGLGLYEEPRRILKHLLGREPEEFPRSRRDAVCSGGGGLVPETAPATSEGMARRRLEEHREAGGGLVVTACGESLARFGASGAQVMDLMTLVDRALDATP; from the coding sequence ATGACGACCTTTCTCCCGCTGGCCGGGCAACAGGAAAAGGCCCTCGAAAACTGCGCCTATTGCCCCAAGCTCTGCCGCGCCGTGTGCCCCGTGTCCGAAGCGGACCGCCGCGAGACGCTGACGCCCTGGGGCAAGATGAGTCTGACCTGGATGGTTTCTCGCGGTCAGGTGCAAGCCGACGCGGAAACGGCGGCCGTCGCTTGGGCATGTACCGGTTGTCTGTCCTGTCGCGATCACTGTGACCACGAGAATCCCGTGGCAGTGACTTTGGCAGCTGCGCGCGCTGACTACTTTGCACGCGGGCTGGCGCCGGCTGCCGCGCAGCGCTCGGCGGAGCGCTTCGCAGCGAATGCCGTGCGCGTGAAGAACGCGGTGCGGAGCTTGGCGCCCGGGGCCAGCGTGGATCCCGAGTCGCGCATTGGCTTGGTCGTCGGCTGCAGCTACTTGCTCAAGGCGCCCGAAGTGGCGGCGGCGGCGGTGCGTGTCGCGGCTGCCCTGCTCGGACCCGTGCGCGTGGTGGACGCCTGCTGTGGTCTGCCGTTGCTGCAAGCCGGAGATCGCGAGGGCCTGGGTCGCGCGCGGGCGGCCTTCGAGGAGGCAACGCGGGGCACTTCACGCTTGGTGGCGGTCGATGCGGGGTGCGCGCACTTCCTCCAGGCGAGCCACGCCGAGCCCCTGGTGGCGTTGGTCGAGCAGCGCTTGGAACGACTGCGACCCGGGGTGGAACTGCAGCATGACGGGCCGGTCCGCTATCACGATCCCTGCCATCTCGGCCGCGGGCTCGGGCTGTACGAAGAGCCGCGCCGCATCTTGAAGCACCTCTTGGGGCGCGAGCCCGAGGAGTTCCCGCGAAGCCGCCGCGACGCAGTCTGTAGCGGCGGCGGCGGCCTGGTCCCCGAGACGGCGCCCGCCACCAGCGAAGGCATGGCGCGGCGTCGGCTGGAGGAGCATCGCGAGGCCGGCGGCGGGCTCGTGGTCACTGCGTGCGGGGAGAGCTTGGCGCGCTTCGGCGCCAGCGGCGCGCAGGTCATGGACCTGATGACCCTGGTCGACCGAGCGCTCGACGCAACGCCATGA
- the secY gene encoding preprotein translocase subunit SecY, with protein sequence MAVVGGFSNITKVPELRRRILFSLGILALYRVGVFITTPGVDRNVMKNVVSQQGGLLGLFNLFSGGALANLSIFALGIMPYISASIIMQLLGMVSKQVEEMKKEGEAGRRKLEQYTRYGTIVLSGFQSFGVALYLEGLNDADMGGGNFGDVVQNAGWPFRLMTMVTLTTGTALLMWLGEQATERGIGNGISLIIFASIVSGIPSGIGQYWSANAGQIEPLTIAILLAIILISVAVVVFFEKAQRQVPIQYARRQVGRHIYGGRSAHLPLKVNMASMIPPIFASSLLMFPTTLANFNIPGMTRFAAALNRGDWVFHTMFGALCIFFCFFYTAVTFQPVEVADNLKKQQANIPGIRPGRQTAEYLDRVLTRLTVGGSIYVATICVVPAVISQALRVPFQFGGTSLMIVVGVALETVNQIEAHLITRSYEGLTGPQVTRLSGRRAT encoded by the coding sequence ATGGCGGTCGTAGGCGGTTTTTCCAACATCACGAAGGTACCGGAACTCCGGCGCCGCATCTTGTTCTCGTTGGGAATTCTCGCGCTGTACCGCGTGGGGGTGTTCATCACGACGCCGGGCGTGGACCGGAACGTGATGAAGAACGTCGTCAGCCAGCAGGGTGGCCTGCTCGGTCTGTTCAACTTGTTCTCCGGCGGCGCGCTGGCGAACCTCTCGATCTTTGCGCTGGGCATCATGCCCTACATCTCCGCCAGCATCATCATGCAGCTCCTTGGCATGGTGAGTAAGCAGGTCGAGGAGATGAAGAAAGAAGGGGAGGCGGGTCGACGCAAGCTCGAGCAGTACACCCGCTACGGCACCATCGTGCTGTCGGGCTTCCAATCCTTCGGTGTCGCACTCTACCTGGAAGGTCTGAACGACGCCGACATGGGCGGGGGCAACTTCGGCGACGTCGTGCAGAACGCTGGCTGGCCCTTCCGCCTGATGACGATGGTGACGCTCACCACCGGCACGGCGCTGCTGATGTGGCTCGGTGAGCAGGCCACGGAGCGCGGCATCGGCAACGGCATCTCGCTCATCATCTTTGCCAGCATCGTCAGCGGCATTCCCTCGGGCATCGGCCAGTACTGGTCTGCCAACGCGGGACAGATCGAGCCCCTCACCATCGCCATTCTGCTGGCCATCATCCTGATCAGCGTGGCGGTCGTGGTCTTCTTCGAGAAAGCGCAGCGCCAGGTCCCGATTCAGTACGCTCGGCGGCAAGTCGGGCGGCACATTTACGGCGGTCGCAGCGCGCATTTGCCGCTGAAGGTGAACATGGCGAGCATGATTCCGCCGATCTTCGCCTCCAGCTTGTTGATGTTCCCGACCACCCTCGCGAACTTCAACATTCCGGGCATGACCCGCTTCGCCGCTGCGCTCAATCGTGGCGACTGGGTCTTCCACACGATGTTCGGAGCGCTCTGCATCTTCTTCTGCTTCTTCTACACGGCTGTGACCTTTCAACCCGTGGAAGTGGCGGACAACCTGAAGAAGCAGCAGGCAAACATCCCCGGCATTCGTCCCGGCCGCCAGACGGCTGAGTATCTAGACCGGGTGCTGACTCGACTCACCGTCGGTGGTTCCATCTACGTGGCTACCATCTGCGTCGTGCCGGCCGTGATCAGCCAGGCACTCCGCGTCCCGTTCCAGTTCGGTGGCACCAGCCTGATGATCGTCGTGGGCGTTGCGCTCGAGACAGTCAATCAGATCGAGGCCCACCTCATCACGCGCAGCTACGAAGGACTGACCGGACCGCAGGTCACGCGACTGTCCGGAAGGAGGGCGACATGA
- the rdgB gene encoding RdgB/HAM1 family non-canonical purine NTP pyrophosphatase has protein sequence MSTPPSISQSVTVALSSGNEGKLLELRSLFAELPVEIVSVREVLGEPLTVIEDGETFEENATLKALAGCRATGLICIADDSGLEVDSLGGRPGVRSARYAHDRATDAENNAALLRELEDVEDSRRNARFRCVLAMASPWALDAVETVEGRVEGTIARDPRGSGGFGYDPLFIVDGHDGRAMAELSEDEKNAISHRARAVRAIVPALLRLVSAQYDEAERIVG, from the coding sequence ATGTCGACGCCGCCCTCGATCAGCCAGTCCGTCACGGTGGCACTTTCCAGCGGCAACGAGGGCAAGCTCCTGGAGCTTCGCTCATTGTTCGCGGAGCTGCCCGTCGAGATCGTGTCGGTGCGCGAAGTACTGGGCGAGCCTCTGACCGTGATCGAGGACGGCGAGACCTTCGAAGAGAACGCCACCCTCAAGGCGCTCGCGGGTTGCCGCGCGACAGGTCTGATCTGCATTGCCGACGACAGCGGGCTGGAAGTGGACTCCCTGGGAGGCCGCCCCGGTGTGCGCTCGGCACGCTACGCCCATGATCGCGCGACCGACGCCGAGAACAACGCGGCGCTCCTGCGCGAGCTCGAAGACGTGGAGGACAGCCGACGCAACGCGCGCTTTCGTTGCGTCCTGGCGATGGCATCCCCTTGGGCGCTGGACGCCGTCGAGACCGTCGAGGGTCGGGTGGAGGGCACCATCGCACGGGATCCTCGAGGCAGCGGCGGCTTCGGCTACGACCCGCTGTTCATCGTGGACGGTCACGACGGCCGCGCGATGGCGGAACTCAGCGAAGACGAGAAGAACGCCATCAGCCACCGCGCCCGCGCCGTCCGCGCCATCGTGCCCGCCCTGCTGCGAT
- a CDS encoding adenylate kinase, which yields MSEGNRIVLLGPPASGKGTQGSVLAEALGIPKISTGDMLREARAAGTALGKEAESYMNAGKLVPDSVVIGLVDERLNVGDARAGFILDGFPRTTPQAEALEALLDKRGTPLTSVLQIDVSKELLLERATLRRIDKQTGQIYHLKYSPPPPGADLEHRKDDQEETVRRRLDEYDALTAALLPFYEQRKLLKRVDGVGSMDEVTARINQALGR from the coding sequence ATGAGCGAAGGCAATCGCATCGTGCTGCTGGGCCCCCCCGCCAGTGGCAAGGGCACTCAGGGCAGCGTCCTGGCAGAGGCGCTAGGCATTCCCAAGATCTCGACTGGCGACATGCTGCGTGAGGCCCGCGCTGCGGGCACAGCTCTAGGCAAGGAAGCCGAGAGCTACATGAACGCTGGCAAGCTCGTGCCCGACTCGGTCGTCATCGGCCTCGTGGACGAGCGCCTGAACGTTGGCGACGCCAGGGCCGGCTTCATCCTGGACGGATTCCCTCGCACCACCCCCCAGGCAGAGGCGCTGGAGGCGCTGCTGGACAAGCGCGGAACGCCCCTGACCTCGGTGCTGCAAATAGACGTTTCCAAAGAGCTTTTGCTCGAGCGCGCCACCCTGCGGCGCATCGACAAACAGACTGGACAAATCTACCACTTGAAGTACTCTCCCCCGCCCCCGGGAGCCGACCTCGAGCATAGGAAGGACGACCAGGAGGAGACGGTACGGCGTCGTCTCGACGAGTATGACGCCCTGACGGCAGCTCTGCTGCCCTTCTACGAGCAGCGCAAGTTGCTCAAGAGAGTCGACGGCGTCGGCTCAATGGATGAAGTGACCGCGCGAATCAATCAAGCACTCGGGCGGTAA
- the rplQ gene encoding 50S ribosomal protein L17, with product MRHRKAGRQFGRNTSHRRAMLRALTANLIAHERIETTDAKAKELRRVAERMITRARRLGPIAYGPLDKLSLADRARRQAAKQQVGKFLRRYLVVQANGESKKVDLIEKLFLDLAKRYAERPGGYTRIIKLGHRRGDNAPMSVIEFVGEAAEKPAEPEKKEKPKKSAKKAEAAAEQAG from the coding sequence ATGCGTCACCGAAAAGCAGGCCGACAGTTCGGCCGTAACACCAGCCACCGGCGCGCGATGCTCCGTGCGCTCACGGCGAATCTGATCGCTCACGAGCGCATCGAGACCACCGACGCCAAGGCGAAGGAGCTGCGGCGTGTAGCCGAGCGAATGATCACTCGCGCTCGCCGTCTGGGCCCCATCGCCTACGGACCCTTGGACAAGCTCAGCCTGGCGGATCGCGCGCGGCGTCAAGCAGCCAAGCAACAGGTTGGCAAGTTCCTGCGTCGCTACCTGGTGGTGCAGGCCAACGGCGAGAGCAAGAAGGTCGATCTGATCGAAAAGCTCTTCCTGGATCTGGCCAAGCGCTACGCGGAACGGCCCGGTGGCTACACCCGCATCATCAAGCTCGGCCATCGACGCGGGGACAACGCCCCCATGTCCGTGATCGAGTTCGTGGGCGAAGCGGCTGAGAAGCCGGCGGAGCCCGAGAAGAAGGAAAAGCCCAAGAAGAGCGCCAAGAAGGCGGAAGCGGCGGCCGAACAAGCCGGCTGA
- the rpsM gene encoding 30S ribosomal protein S13 has translation MARISGVDLPRRKHIAYALPYIYGIGQKTARDICKTAGIPVDRRVDELSEADVKALRDAIEGGYKVEGDLRREIQQNIKRLMDLGCYRGLRHRKGLPVNGQRTHTNARTRKGPRKGIKR, from the coding sequence ATGGCACGCATCTCCGGAGTCGACCTCCCCCGCCGCAAGCACATCGCCTACGCATTGCCGTACATCTACGGCATTGGTCAGAAGACGGCGCGCGACATCTGCAAGACGGCAGGAATTCCCGTGGACCGGCGCGTCGATGAGCTGTCCGAAGCCGACGTCAAGGCGCTTCGCGACGCCATCGAGGGTGGCTACAAGGTCGAAGGCGATCTGCGCCGTGAGATCCAGCAGAACATCAAACGCCTGATGGATCTCGGTTGCTACCGAGGCCTGCGGCATCGCAAGGGCCTGCCTGTGAACGGGCAGCGCACGCACACCAACGCGCGCACGCGCAAAGGGCCGCGCAAAGGCATCAAGCGCTGA
- the rpsD gene encoding 30S ribosomal protein S4 has translation MARYLGPVCKLCRREGMKLYLKGERCFTEKCAIARRPYPPGQHGQGRIKLSEYGLRLREKQKMRRIYGLLERQFSGYYAQASGMKGRTGEEMLGLIERRLDNVVHRMGFAVSRPQARQLVRHSHILVNGKRVNIPSYRVNVNDTIAIREKSKKIAFVTTALAQAESKTPPSWIDIDKDNLTATIKGMPVRDEMNEPMIREQYVVEYYSR, from the coding sequence ATGGCTCGCTATCTAGGTCCCGTTTGCAAGCTGTGCCGCCGCGAAGGCATGAAGCTCTACTTGAAGGGTGAACGCTGCTTCACCGAAAAGTGCGCCATCGCGCGGCGCCCCTATCCGCCCGGCCAGCACGGTCAAGGACGCATCAAGCTCAGCGAGTACGGGCTGCGTTTGCGTGAAAAGCAGAAGATGCGCCGCATCTACGGTCTGCTGGAGCGCCAGTTCTCGGGCTACTACGCCCAGGCCTCGGGCATGAAGGGCCGCACCGGTGAAGAGATGTTGGGGCTCATCGAGCGCCGCTTGGACAACGTCGTGCACCGCATGGGCTTCGCGGTGAGCCGTCCCCAGGCACGCCAGCTCGTGCGCCACAGCCACATCCTCGTCAATGGCAAGCGGGTCAACATCCCCAGCTATCGCGTCAACGTCAACGACACCATCGCGATCCGCGAGAAAAGCAAGAAGATTGCCTTCGTGACGACGGCACTCGCGCAGGCGGAGAGCAAGACGCCGCCGTCCTGGATCGACATCGACAAGGACAACCTGACTGCCACCATCAAGGGCATGCCCGTTCGCGACGAGATGAACGAGCCCATGATTCGCGAGCAGTACGTGGTCGAGTACTACTCACGGTGA
- the rpsK gene encoding 30S ribosomal protein S11, with translation MANPKKRTQKKTVKKNIATGIAHIQSTFNNTIVTITDVNGNVISWASAGSRGFKGSRKSTPFAAQLAAEEAGRRAQDHGVRSVAVFVKGPGAGRESALRAFQQVGFKVSLIRDVTPIPHNGCRPPKRRRV, from the coding sequence ATGGCGAACCCCAAGAAGCGCACTCAAAAGAAGACCGTCAAGAAGAACATCGCGACGGGCATCGCGCACATCCAGAGCACATTCAACAACACCATCGTCACGATCACCGACGTGAATGGCAACGTCATCTCTTGGGCCAGCGCGGGATCGCGCGGCTTCAAGGGCTCGCGCAAGAGCACGCCCTTCGCCGCCCAGCTGGCGGCAGAGGAAGCCGGGCGGCGCGCGCAAGATCATGGCGTGCGCTCGGTGGCGGTTTTCGTGAAGGGTCCCGGGGCCGGCCGCGAGAGCGCGCTGCGCGCCTTTCAGCAGGTGGGCTTCAAGGTCTCGCTCATCCGCGACGTGACTCCCATCCCTCACAACGGTTGCCGTCCGCCGAAGCGGCGTCGCGTCTGA
- a CDS encoding GAF domain-containing protein, which yields MVETGDAGPPREALQAAFLRERRIADALREVGNALGTTLELDDLLELILSKVTDLLEADRATLYLLDDAHDELVSRIVVGQDVRSIRLKVGHGIAGTVAQTGKTVRIRDAYLEPTFERQWDALTGYRTTSVLTSPLKNHLGRTIGVIQVLNKKRAEEFTSEDEALVMALSTQAAVAIDNSRLFLSLIQKNKQLLETTEQLARKLKDLELLFELERATARATDLENLLLRVMSLVADACSAQGAATQLVEEESGDQILYIYDAASPEGLIRRGIKAGDGVLSEAMDGDAPVLFEDAVNHPRYSAAVEGAFPFQFSTILAMGLEGNARSMGALGLYKDHEPRFSDEDVSLLRLVAANAATAVRLHRASRAREVSERLTTIGRLLSQVIHDFKTPMTVISGYVQLMVDADANEKRTEYAEEVLKQFDTLSAMQREVLEFARGERSIFIRKVYLKKFFAEVTRQLAHEVDGRAVELEVEVDTKIVARFDEARLARAIFNLARNAVEAMAERGGALILRAKMDGGDLVISVSDTGPGIPESIATSLFQSFVTANKQGGTGLGLAIVKKIVDEHGGTVDVTSSSSGATFTLRLPQSAPTQGEPEQASPPKGKRRRGDVEKNTG from the coding sequence GTGGTCGAGACTGGCGACGCCGGGCCGCCGCGAGAGGCGCTGCAGGCCGCGTTCCTTCGGGAGCGTCGCATTGCCGACGCCCTGCGCGAAGTTGGGAACGCGCTGGGGACCACCCTGGAGCTCGATGACCTGTTGGAGCTGATCTTGAGCAAGGTCACGGACTTGCTCGAGGCGGACCGCGCGACCCTCTACTTGCTGGATGACGCCCATGACGAACTGGTGAGCCGCATCGTGGTCGGGCAAGACGTGCGCAGCATTCGGCTCAAGGTGGGTCACGGCATCGCGGGGACCGTGGCGCAGACCGGCAAGACCGTTCGCATTCGCGATGCGTACCTGGAGCCGACCTTCGAACGCCAGTGGGATGCTTTGACCGGATATCGCACCACGAGCGTGCTGACCTCCCCGCTGAAGAACCACCTCGGTCGCACCATCGGCGTCATTCAGGTGTTGAACAAGAAGCGCGCGGAAGAGTTCACCTCCGAGGACGAGGCGCTGGTGATGGCGCTCTCGACCCAGGCAGCGGTCGCCATCGACAACTCGCGACTCTTTCTGTCGCTGATCCAGAAGAACAAGCAGTTGCTGGAAACCACCGAACAGCTGGCACGCAAGCTCAAGGATCTGGAACTGCTGTTCGAGCTGGAGCGGGCGACGGCGCGGGCAACGGATCTGGAGAATCTGTTGCTGCGAGTGATGTCTCTGGTCGCGGATGCTTGCAGCGCACAGGGAGCGGCAACGCAACTGGTGGAAGAAGAGAGCGGCGATCAGATCCTCTACATCTACGACGCAGCCTCGCCCGAGGGCCTGATACGGCGAGGCATCAAGGCGGGCGACGGAGTGCTTTCCGAAGCCATGGACGGGGACGCGCCCGTACTGTTCGAAGACGCTGTCAACCATCCTCGCTACAGCGCCGCGGTGGAGGGCGCCTTTCCCTTCCAGTTCTCCACGATTTTGGCCATGGGTCTCGAAGGAAATGCCCGTTCCATGGGGGCGCTCGGGCTCTACAAGGATCACGAACCGCGCTTCTCCGACGAGGACGTCTCGCTGTTGCGCTTGGTGGCGGCCAACGCGGCCACGGCCGTTCGCCTGCATCGCGCCAGTCGCGCCCGCGAGGTGTCAGAACGCTTGACCACCATTGGCCGCCTGCTCTCGCAGGTGATTCACGACTTCAAGACGCCGATGACCGTGATCAGCGGATACGTGCAGTTGATGGTCGATGCAGATGCCAATGAGAAACGCACGGAGTATGCCGAAGAGGTGCTGAAGCAGTTCGACACGCTCAGCGCCATGCAGCGTGAGGTCCTGGAGTTTGCACGCGGCGAGCGTTCGATCTTCATTCGCAAAGTGTACTTGAAGAAGTTCTTCGCGGAAGTCACACGGCAGTTGGCCCACGAGGTGGATGGTCGCGCCGTGGAGCTGGAAGTGGAGGTGGACACCAAGATCGTGGCTCGCTTCGACGAAGCCCGACTCGCTCGCGCGATCTTCAACTTGGCGCGCAACGCAGTCGAGGCGATGGCCGAGCGCGGCGGAGCGCTGATCCTTCGCGCCAAGATGGACGGTGGCGATCTCGTGATTTCGGTGTCCGACACGGGTCCCGGCATCCCCGAGAGCATCGCGACCAGCTTGTTCCAGAGCTTCGTCACCGCGAACAAGCAAGGCGGCACGGGTTTGGGCTTGGCGATCGTGAAGAAGATCGTCGACGAGCATGGTGGCACCGTGGATGTCACCAGCTCGAGCAGTGGCGCCACCTTCACGCTGCGCCTGCCCCAGAGCGCGCCGACCCAGGGAGAACCGGAGCAAGCCTCGCCCCCCAAGGGCAAGCGCCGCCGCGGAGATGTGGAGAAGAACACGGGATGA
- the rpmJ gene encoding 50S ribosomal protein L36 encodes MKVRPSVKKICDKCKVIRRKGVVRVICDNPRHKQRQG; translated from the coding sequence ATGAAGGTACGTCCCAGCGTCAAGAAGATTTGCGACAAGTGCAAGGTCATCCGCCGCAAGGGTGTCGTCCGCGTGATCTGCGACAACCCCCGCCACAAGCAGCGTCAAGGCTGA
- a CDS encoding ATP-binding protein, which translates to MNAQEVARRRTVATRVLLAFTLVAVLFSIVAGWAVFALRRAAAEADSMRSGYLPLSLALRDVVASQDTWNTQLNHITTARNPADKRVWFDTALRVGRPRMFGEVRAALDRAFMASGDEQLVTVGREFTTEATTIENSLREDRELLARLFDALAKDDSKSAEAARDKLVTRGAEARKRLSLLEQRVQGNLDGLIDAARARERLAIQLLLVLALLALLLGIVTALYTRRVLSPLVAVTERAMAVSRGDLTPRPVVASDDEIGELAQTFENMVTAIAQANEQLVAAERLATIGKMAAHVTHEIRNPLSSIALNVELLEEELAEADAAESLALLRAIKGEVDRLTALSGQYLSMARQKPLRPEREDVGVIVGEACEFMRRDLERHGVSVTQEIAEDLPAVMADEAQIKQALFNLLRNAREVLDGGGTIAVRVSAAQGGGVDLLVEDDGPGIEPAARERIFEPFFTTKHQGTGLGLAITRQVIEAHGGTIACDSAAGGGTRFWIHLPELSAATAVESEEPPPTSDMAAASQ; encoded by the coding sequence ATGAACGCGCAAGAGGTGGCTCGTCGCCGCACGGTGGCCACGCGCGTGCTCCTCGCCTTCACGCTGGTCGCGGTGCTGTTCTCGATCGTGGCGGGCTGGGCGGTGTTCGCACTGCGTCGCGCCGCCGCCGAGGCCGACTCGATGCGGTCGGGCTATCTGCCCTTGTCGCTGGCCCTGCGCGATGTCGTGGCCAGCCAGGATACCTGGAACACGCAACTGAATCACATCACCACGGCACGCAATCCTGCCGACAAGCGCGTTTGGTTCGATACGGCGCTGCGCGTCGGCCGTCCGCGCATGTTCGGCGAAGTGCGCGCTGCTCTCGACCGCGCCTTCATGGCCTCGGGGGACGAACAGCTGGTGACGGTAGGCCGCGAGTTCACCACCGAAGCCACGACCATCGAGAACTCGCTGCGCGAGGACCGCGAGCTCTTGGCGCGGCTGTTCGACGCGCTGGCCAAGGACGACAGCAAGAGCGCCGAGGCTGCGCGCGACAAGCTGGTGACCCGCGGCGCCGAGGCGCGCAAACGTCTCAGCCTGCTGGAACAGCGAGTCCAAGGCAACTTGGACGGCTTGATCGACGCCGCGCGTGCACGCGAGCGGCTGGCGATTCAACTGCTTCTGGTGTTGGCGTTGCTCGCGCTGCTGCTCGGAATCGTCACGGCGCTCTACACTCGGCGAGTGCTCTCGCCCCTGGTCGCGGTGACTGAACGTGCCATGGCGGTGTCTCGCGGCGACCTCACGCCGCGACCCGTGGTGGCGTCGGATGACGAGATTGGCGAACTGGCCCAGACCTTCGAGAACATGGTGACCGCCATCGCGCAGGCCAACGAACAGTTGGTGGCTGCGGAGCGGCTGGCGACCATTGGCAAAATGGCTGCCCACGTGACCCACGAGATCCGCAATCCGCTCTCGTCGATTGCACTGAACGTCGAGCTTTTGGAAGAGGAGCTCGCCGAGGCCGATGCCGCGGAATCCCTGGCTCTCCTGCGTGCGATCAAGGGCGAGGTGGATCGCCTGACCGCGCTCTCGGGTCAGTACCTCTCCATGGCGCGACAAAAGCCGCTGCGTCCGGAGCGCGAGGACGTGGGCGTGATCGTGGGTGAAGCCTGCGAGTTCATGCGTCGCGATCTCGAGCGTCATGGCGTGAGCGTGACCCAGGAGATCGCCGAGGACTTGCCGGCGGTGATGGCAGACGAGGCGCAGATCAAGCAAGCGCTGTTCAATCTGCTGCGCAACGCGCGGGAGGTGCTCGATGGCGGGGGCACCATCGCCGTGCGTGTGTCCGCTGCCCAAGGTGGGGGCGTGGATCTGCTCGTGGAAGACGACGGTCCGGGTATCGAGCCCGCAGCGCGCGAGCGTATCTTCGAGCCCTTCTTCACCACCAAGCACCAAGGCACCGGGCTCGGTCTTGCGATCACGCGCCAAGTGATTGAAGCCCACGGTGGCACCATCGCCTGCGACAGCGCAGCGGGTGGCGGCACGCGATTCTGGATCCATCTGCCGGAACTCTCCGCAGCGACGGCCGTGGAATCCGAGGAACCGCCGCCGACGAGCGACATGGCCGCCGCGTCCCAGTGA
- a CDS encoding DNA-directed RNA polymerase subunit alpha, protein MVTQMMSRNWRDLIRPRSIHLEQESGSDFYGKFTCEPLERGFGITVGNSLRRVLLASLQGAAITAVRMDGALHEFTTIADVVEDVTDVILNLKEIVFKAETPKTYTVRLEKEGPGVVRAGDIQLVDGLSVLNPDHPVATLDKKGPLSMELTVNVGRGYVPAERNKSATMPLGTIPIDALFSPIRKVNYTVQNARVGQQTDYDKLILEVWTNGSVKPADAVSFAAKILKEQLSIWINFEETEETTYAAPGHEEEPLNENLFRSVDELELSVRSANCLQNANIALIGELVQKSEADMLKTKNFGRKSLKEIKEILGTMGLALGMKLDNWPQMIERWKQQQAQG, encoded by the coding sequence ATGGTCACCCAAATGATGAGCCGCAACTGGCGCGACTTGATCCGTCCCCGCAGCATTCACTTGGAGCAGGAGTCGGGTTCCGACTTCTACGGCAAGTTCACCTGCGAGCCGCTGGAGCGCGGCTTCGGTATCACCGTTGGCAACTCCCTGCGTCGCGTGCTGTTGGCGTCCCTGCAAGGGGCCGCGATTACCGCCGTGCGCATGGACGGCGCGCTGCACGAGTTCACGACCATCGCGGACGTGGTGGAAGACGTCACCGACGTCATCCTCAACCTGAAGGAAATCGTCTTCAAGGCCGAGACGCCGAAGACCTACACCGTGCGCCTGGAGAAGGAAGGCCCCGGGGTCGTCCGAGCCGGCGACATCCAGCTGGTGGACGGCTTGAGCGTGCTCAACCCCGATCACCCGGTGGCCACCCTCGACAAGAAGGGCCCGCTGAGCATGGAGCTGACGGTCAACGTGGGTCGCGGCTACGTGCCGGCGGAGCGCAACAAGAGCGCCACCATGCCGCTCGGAACGATTCCGATCGATGCGCTGTTCTCGCCCATCCGCAAGGTCAACTACACCGTGCAGAACGCTCGCGTGGGCCAGCAGACGGACTACGACAAGTTGATCCTCGAGGTGTGGACCAACGGCAGCGTCAAGCCCGCCGACGCGGTGTCCTTCGCCGCCAAGATCCTCAAAGAGCAGCTCTCGATCTGGATCAACTTCGAGGAGACCGAGGAGACGACCTACGCCGCCCCGGGCCACGAGGAAGAGCCGCTGAACGAGAACTTGTTCCGCAGCGTCGACGAGCTGGAGCTCTCCGTGCGCTCCGCCAACTGTCTGCAGAACGCCAACATCGCGTTGATTGGCGAGCTGGTGCAGAAGAGCGAAGCGGACATGCTCAAGACCAAGAACTTCGGGCGCAAGTCGCTCAAGGAGATCAAGGAGATCCTGGGCACCATGGGGCTGGCCCTGGGCATGAAGCTCGACAACTGGCCCCAGATGATCGAGCGCTGGAAGCAGCAGCAGGCGCAGGGCTGA